The Mustela erminea isolate mMusErm1 chromosome 6, mMusErm1.Pri, whole genome shotgun sequence genome includes a region encoding these proteins:
- the OTUD1 gene encoding OTU domain-containing protein 1: MQLYSSVCTHYPAGGPGPTAAASAPPAAAAAAAAAPFKVSLQPPGPTSGEPEPETGECQPAAAAEPREAAAAPAAKMPAFSSCFEMVSGAAAPASAAAGPPGGSCKPPLPPHYTSTAQITVRALGADRLLLHGPEPGAAAPAAQRGRCLLLAPAPGAPVPPRRGSSAWLLEELLRPDCPEPAGPDAAREGPDRNFRLSEHRQALAAAKHRGPAPPPGSPEPSLGPWGEEHPAERSLRGWEKVGDRSDPPGADEARRPDPEAEAPPARSGEAVPSAAAEAVIVSRSDPRDEKLALYLAEVERQDKYLRQRNKYRFHIIPDGNCLYRAVSKTVYGDQSLHRELREQTVHYIADHLDHFSPLIEGDVGEFIINAAQDGAWAGYPELLAMGQMLNVNIHLTTGGRLESPTVSTMIHYLGPEDSLRPSIWLSWLSNGHYDAVFDHSYPNPEYDNWCKQTQVQRKRDEELAKSMAISLSKMYIEQNACS; the protein is encoded by the coding sequence ATGCAGCTCTACAGCAGCGTCTGCACCCACTACCCAGCCGGGGGACCGGGTCCCACGGCCGCAGCCTCCGCTcccccagccgccgccgccgccgccgccgccgcccccttCAAGGTCTCTCTGCAGCCCCCGGGACCCACCAGCGGCGAGCCAGAGCCCGAGACCGGTGAGTGCCAGCCTGCCGCGGCCGCCGAGCCCCGAGAAGctgccgccgcccccgccgccaaGATGCCCGCCTTCTCCTCCTGCTTCGAGATGGTGTCCGGGGCCGCCGCCCCCGCCTCGGCCGCTGCCGGCCCTCCGGGCGGGTCCTGCaagccgccgctgccgccgcacTACACGTCCACGGCGCAGATCACCGTGCGGGCCCTGGGCGCCGACCGGCTCCTGCTGCACGGGCCCGAGCCCGGCGCCGCGGCCCCCGCCGCTCAGCGCGGCCGCTGCCTCCTGCTGGCCCCGGCGCCGGGCGCCCCCGTCCCGCCGCGCCGGGGCTCCTCCGCCTGGCTCCTGGAGGAGCTGCTGAGGCCCGACTGCCCCGAGCCCGCGGGTCCGGACGCGGCCCGGGAGGGTCCCGACAGAAACTTCCGACTGAGCGAGCACCGCCAGGCCCTGGCCGCCGCCAAGCACCGAGGCCCCGCGCCGCCCCCGGGGAGCCCGGAGCCCAGCCTCGGGCCGTGGGGCGAGGAGCACCCGGCGGAGAGGAGCCTCCGGGGCTGGGAGAAGGTGGGCGACCGCAGCGACCCTCCCGGCGCGGACGAAGCACGGCGGCCGGACCCGGAGGCGGAGGCGCCCCCGGCGCGGAGCGGCGAGGCGGTCCCGAGCGCCGCTGCCGAGGCAGTGATCGTCTCCAGGTCGGATCCCAGAGATGAGAAACTGGCCCTGTACCTGGCGGAGGTGGAGAGGCAGGACAAGTACCTGCGACAGAGGAATAAGTACCGATTTCACATCATTCCCGACGGCAACTGCCTCTACCGCGCGGTCAGCAAGACGGTGTACGGAGACCAGAGCCTGCACCGGGAGCTGAGGGAGCAGACGGTGCATTACATTGCCGATCATCTCGACCACTTTAGCCCCCTGATTGAGGGCGACGTGGGGGAGTTCATCATCAATGCTGCTCAAGACGGGGCGTGGGCCGGGTACCCGGAATTGCTGGCCATGGGGCAGATGCTGAATGTGAATATACATTTAACTACTGGAGGGAGGTTGGAGAGCCCTACGGTATCTACCATGATTCACTATTTGGGCCCAGAGGATTCCCTAAGGCCTAGTATTTGGCTCAGTTGGCTCAGTAATGGACATTATGATGCGGTGTTTGATCACTCCTACCCCAACCCAGAGTATGACAATTGGTGCAAACAGACTCAAGTGCAAAGAAAACGCGATGAAGAACTTGCCAAATCCATGGCCATATCCCTCTCCAAAATGTATATTGAACAAAATGCATGCTCTTGA